One segment of Clavelina lepadiformis chromosome 2, kaClaLepa1.1, whole genome shotgun sequence DNA contains the following:
- the LOC143445564 gene encoding liprin-beta-1-like isoform X1 — translation METNNGEFSDRLDLMNKRAASDMLEDALQHFDNFIDGTANMNGVEQLSDDEDLTDNNPESGLQGVALLMEDLRNAVEATLDAEVEDKNERKAFAEALLKHISRDTLAFYRKLLKIQNTNENESDKIVRLQAENDSLSLQASVLTDQIELQTEKLEEIETQLNEAVRRLEGADARLQEEVAAKTRLETQKLELLNEMSNYKINLAQREQQRKLEKVGLAEAEKRRLDVEARSDQYKQLAENLKKNFHEKEKEIERLKLEIESLKSAPAVKLTTPDEGIVHDHEEKDRRLLQLRMPDPCATSTPLSNDQNFPSVQHSKKVDTPDDATGSHLPTTPTSYFSPNQIRAQSLEKLHTVRAAKTDQHLSQDDDGRAKHPSGSSGILSDATTSPLKGTSSWHASNSSKSSSTPNLALTETGLPPQHLAPSKAGPHNVSPHPDHFHQRKKHGFRKFFTSFRLRRSRSTSLEPGAMTAEGIASEKDENFQRGGLRSTAGPRLGWNPRDQVQPVRPNHNDNVPFQRWDADQVCQWLTDIGLVAYVESARSWIQNGDTLLRATNHELEKELGVRHALHKKKLMLHLQSLAGGGSDDEEIAGAASMNDVWVARWLDDIGLPQYKDAFHESCIDGRTLHHLTVSDAQKLKVCNLFHLISIRRGIEMLRRCQFDPTQLKRRPVHKGDTEDVSLWTNHRVMEWLRSADLAEYAPNLRGSGVHGAIMVLEPLFTSETLAALLHIPHSKSLLRRHLAAKLEEVLPAESVHQKKERAKEPGYQPLNVTIKYKVGRRSFGGFGRLRSSSAAVAYREFGSVEYVCPMSSSAMSKTMAGHRTDLEKRMQIVDMKEKRGADDEGSSADNVEVIELDESATREINAFSKEINTLTSNWATD, via the exons atggaAACTAATAATGGTGAATTTAGTGACAGACTGGACTTGATGAACAAGCGAGCTGCCAGTGACATGCTGGAAGATGCCTTGCAACATTTCGACAACTTCATTGACGGAACAG CCAATATGAATGGAGTAGAACAACTGAGTGATGATGAAGATTTAACGGACAATAATCCCGAGAGCGGGCTTCAAGGTGTCGCTCTTCTAATGGAAGATCTCCGAAATGCTGTCGAAGCGACCCTGGACGCTGAAGTTGAAGATAAAAATGAGAGGAAGGCATTTGCCGAAGCTCTCTTGAAACATATTTCTCGTGACACTCTTGCTTTTTATAGGAAACTCTTGAAAATACAG AATACCAACGAAAACGAGTCCGACAAAATAGTTCGCTTACAAGCGGAGAACGACTCGCTGTCACTACAAGCAAGCGTACTCACCGATCAAATTGAACTTCAAACGGAGAAGTTGGAAGAAATTGAAACACAACTGAACGAGGCAGTGCGGAGGCTTGAAGGTGCTGATGCCAGGTTACAGGAG GAAGTGGCTGCTAAAACCAGACTGGAAACACAGAAGTTAGAATTGCTGAATGAAATGtccaattacaaaataaatcttGCACAGCGAGAACAACAACGGAAGCTAGAAAAG GTTGGCTTAGCAGAAGCTGAGAAAAGAAGACTTGATGTTGAAGCCAGATCAGACCAATACAAG CAACTGGCGGAAAATCTCAAAAAGAATTTccatgaaaaagaaaaagaaattgaGAGATTAAAACTAGAAATTGAAAGTCTCAAAAGTGCACCAG CAGTGAAACTGACGACGCCAGATGAAGGGATAGTCCACGACCACGAAGAGAAG GACCGGCGTTTGCTCCAGCTTCGGATGCCAGACCCATGCGCCACCTCAACACCACTCTCCAATGATCAGAACTTCCCAAG TGTACAACATTCCAAGAAAGTCGATACACCGGATGACGCTACTGGGTCACATTTACCAACCACCCCAACCAGTTATTTTTCTCCAAAT CAGATTCGAGCTCAAAGTCTTGAAAAGCTGCATACCGTGAGGGCAGCAAAGACAGACCAGCATTTAAGCCAAGATG ACGATGGAAGAGCAAAGCACCCAAGTGGAAGCAGTGGCATCTTATCTGATGCCACGACCTCACCACTGAAGGGCACTTCATCGTGGCATGCGTCGAATTCATCAAAATCCAGCAGCACACCAAATCTTG CTTTGACAGAAACAGGTTTGCCTCCTCAACACCTTGCCCCCAGCAAAGCTGGCCCCCACAATGTGTCCCCACACCCTGATCATTTTCACCAAAGGAAGAAACACGGATTCCGAAAATTTTTCACCAG TTTTCGTCTTCGTCGGAGTCGATCGACATCTCTTGAACCTGGAGCTATGACCGCGGAGGGAATCGCATCGGAAAAGGATGAAAACTTCCAGCGTGGGGGGCTGAGGTCAACAGCAGGTCCGAGGCTTGGCTGGAATCCAAGAGATCAAGTCCAACCAGTTCG ACCAAACCACAACGATAACGTCCCTTTCCAACGATGGGACGCTGACCAAGTTTGTCAGTGGCTGACTGACATTGGATTGGTGGCGTACGTTGAATCTGCACGCAGTTGGATCCAAAATGGGGATACATTGCTACGGGCAACCAATCATGAATTGGAAAAG GAGCTTGGAGTGCGCCATGCCCTCCACAAGAAGAAGTTGATGCTTCATCTCCAATCCCTTGCAGGAGGAGGAAGTGATGATGAGGAAATTGCAGGAGCAGCATCGATGAACGATGTTTGGGTTGCGAGGTGGCTTGACGATATAGGATTGCCGCAGTATAAAG ACGCTTTCCACGAGTCATGCATCGACGGACGGACCCTTCATCATTTGACCGTCAGCGATGCACAGAAGTTGAAAGTCTGCAACCTCTTCCATCTGATCAGCATCCGACGAGGAATCGAGATGCTCCGGAGGTGTCAGTTCGACCCGACCCAGCTCAAAAGGCGACCGGTCCATAAAGGG GACACTGAGGACGTTTCCTTGTGGACGAACCATCGTGTGATGGAATGGCTCAGATCAGCCGACCTTGCCGAGTACGCACCCAACCTCAGAGGAAGCGGGGTGCATGGAGCCATTATG GTCCTCGAACCTTTGTTTACGTCAGAAACCTTGGCTGCGTTGCTTCATATACCGCATTCTAAAAGTCTGCTGCGGCGCCACCTCGCGGCCAAGCTGGAAGAGGTTTTACCTGCTGAAAGCGTCCACCAAAAGAAGGAGCGCGCTAAAGAGCCGGGTTATCAGCCGCTTAATGtgacaataaaatataaa GTTGGACGTCGATCTTTCGGTGGGTTCGGGCGATTGCGAAGTTCGTCTGCCGCGGTTGCGTATCGCGAATTCGGCAGCGTTGAGTACGTTTGCCCGATGTCGTCAAGCGCGATGTCTAAAACTATGGCCGGGCACAGAACAGACTTGGAAAAGCGAATGCAGATTGTGGACATGAAGGAAAAGCGCGGAGCGGACGATGAAGGAAGTTCCGCGGATAACGTCGAAGTTATTGAG CTGGACGAAAGCGCGACTCGTGAAATAAACGCATTTTCGAAAGAAATCAACACATTGACG AGCAACTGGGCGACAGACTAA
- the LOC143445564 gene encoding liprin-beta-1-like isoform X3 yields METNNGEFSDRLDLMNKRAASDMLEDALQHFDNFIDGTANMNGVEQLSDDEDLTDNNPESGLQGVALLMEDLRNAVEATLDAEVEDKNERKAFAEALLKHISRDTLAFYRKLLKIQNTNENESDKIVRLQAENDSLSLQASVLTDQIELQTEKLEEIETQLNEAVRRLEGADARLQEEVAAKTRLETQKLELLNEMSNYKINLAQREQQRKLEKVGLAEAEKRRLDVEARSDQYKQLAENLKKNFHEKEKEIERLKLEIESLKSAPVKLTTPDEGIVHDHEEKDRRLLQLRMPDPCATSTPLSNDQNFPSVQHSKKVDTPDDATGSHLPTTPTSYFSPNQIRAQSLEKLHTVRAAKTDQHLSQDDDGRAKHPSGSSGILSDATTSPLKGTSSWHASNSSKSSSTPNLALTETGLPPQHLAPSKAGPHNVSPHPDHFHQRKKHGFRKFFTSFRLRRSRSTSLEPGAMTAEGIASEKDENFQRGGLRSTAGPRLGWNPRDQVQPVRPNHNDNVPFQRWDADQVCQWLTDIGLVAYVESARSWIQNGDTLLRATNHELEKELGVRHALHKKKLMLHLQSLAGGGSDDEEIAGAASMNDVWVARWLDDIGLPQYKDAFHESCIDGRTLHHLTVSDAQKLKVCNLFHLISIRRGIEMLRRCQFDPTQLKRRPVHKGDTEDVSLWTNHRVMEWLRSADLAEYAPNLRGSGVHGAIMVLEPLFTSETLAALLHIPHSKSLLRRHLAAKLEEVLPAESVHQKKERAKEPGYQPLNVTIKYKVGRRSFGGFGRLRSSSAAVAYREFGSVEYVCPMSSSAMSKTMAGHRTDLEKRMQIVDMKEKRGADDEGSSADNVEVIELDESATREINAFSKEINTLTSNWATD; encoded by the exons atggaAACTAATAATGGTGAATTTAGTGACAGACTGGACTTGATGAACAAGCGAGCTGCCAGTGACATGCTGGAAGATGCCTTGCAACATTTCGACAACTTCATTGACGGAACAG CCAATATGAATGGAGTAGAACAACTGAGTGATGATGAAGATTTAACGGACAATAATCCCGAGAGCGGGCTTCAAGGTGTCGCTCTTCTAATGGAAGATCTCCGAAATGCTGTCGAAGCGACCCTGGACGCTGAAGTTGAAGATAAAAATGAGAGGAAGGCATTTGCCGAAGCTCTCTTGAAACATATTTCTCGTGACACTCTTGCTTTTTATAGGAAACTCTTGAAAATACAG AATACCAACGAAAACGAGTCCGACAAAATAGTTCGCTTACAAGCGGAGAACGACTCGCTGTCACTACAAGCAAGCGTACTCACCGATCAAATTGAACTTCAAACGGAGAAGTTGGAAGAAATTGAAACACAACTGAACGAGGCAGTGCGGAGGCTTGAAGGTGCTGATGCCAGGTTACAGGAG GAAGTGGCTGCTAAAACCAGACTGGAAACACAGAAGTTAGAATTGCTGAATGAAATGtccaattacaaaataaatcttGCACAGCGAGAACAACAACGGAAGCTAGAAAAG GTTGGCTTAGCAGAAGCTGAGAAAAGAAGACTTGATGTTGAAGCCAGATCAGACCAATACAAG CAACTGGCGGAAAATCTCAAAAAGAATTTccatgaaaaagaaaaagaaattgaGAGATTAAAACTAGAAATTGAAAGTCTCAAAAGTGCACCAG TGAAACTGACGACGCCAGATGAAGGGATAGTCCACGACCACGAAGAGAAG GACCGGCGTTTGCTCCAGCTTCGGATGCCAGACCCATGCGCCACCTCAACACCACTCTCCAATGATCAGAACTTCCCAAG TGTACAACATTCCAAGAAAGTCGATACACCGGATGACGCTACTGGGTCACATTTACCAACCACCCCAACCAGTTATTTTTCTCCAAAT CAGATTCGAGCTCAAAGTCTTGAAAAGCTGCATACCGTGAGGGCAGCAAAGACAGACCAGCATTTAAGCCAAGATG ACGATGGAAGAGCAAAGCACCCAAGTGGAAGCAGTGGCATCTTATCTGATGCCACGACCTCACCACTGAAGGGCACTTCATCGTGGCATGCGTCGAATTCATCAAAATCCAGCAGCACACCAAATCTTG CTTTGACAGAAACAGGTTTGCCTCCTCAACACCTTGCCCCCAGCAAAGCTGGCCCCCACAATGTGTCCCCACACCCTGATCATTTTCACCAAAGGAAGAAACACGGATTCCGAAAATTTTTCACCAG TTTTCGTCTTCGTCGGAGTCGATCGACATCTCTTGAACCTGGAGCTATGACCGCGGAGGGAATCGCATCGGAAAAGGATGAAAACTTCCAGCGTGGGGGGCTGAGGTCAACAGCAGGTCCGAGGCTTGGCTGGAATCCAAGAGATCAAGTCCAACCAGTTCG ACCAAACCACAACGATAACGTCCCTTTCCAACGATGGGACGCTGACCAAGTTTGTCAGTGGCTGACTGACATTGGATTGGTGGCGTACGTTGAATCTGCACGCAGTTGGATCCAAAATGGGGATACATTGCTACGGGCAACCAATCATGAATTGGAAAAG GAGCTTGGAGTGCGCCATGCCCTCCACAAGAAGAAGTTGATGCTTCATCTCCAATCCCTTGCAGGAGGAGGAAGTGATGATGAGGAAATTGCAGGAGCAGCATCGATGAACGATGTTTGGGTTGCGAGGTGGCTTGACGATATAGGATTGCCGCAGTATAAAG ACGCTTTCCACGAGTCATGCATCGACGGACGGACCCTTCATCATTTGACCGTCAGCGATGCACAGAAGTTGAAAGTCTGCAACCTCTTCCATCTGATCAGCATCCGACGAGGAATCGAGATGCTCCGGAGGTGTCAGTTCGACCCGACCCAGCTCAAAAGGCGACCGGTCCATAAAGGG GACACTGAGGACGTTTCCTTGTGGACGAACCATCGTGTGATGGAATGGCTCAGATCAGCCGACCTTGCCGAGTACGCACCCAACCTCAGAGGAAGCGGGGTGCATGGAGCCATTATG GTCCTCGAACCTTTGTTTACGTCAGAAACCTTGGCTGCGTTGCTTCATATACCGCATTCTAAAAGTCTGCTGCGGCGCCACCTCGCGGCCAAGCTGGAAGAGGTTTTACCTGCTGAAAGCGTCCACCAAAAGAAGGAGCGCGCTAAAGAGCCGGGTTATCAGCCGCTTAATGtgacaataaaatataaa GTTGGACGTCGATCTTTCGGTGGGTTCGGGCGATTGCGAAGTTCGTCTGCCGCGGTTGCGTATCGCGAATTCGGCAGCGTTGAGTACGTTTGCCCGATGTCGTCAAGCGCGATGTCTAAAACTATGGCCGGGCACAGAACAGACTTGGAAAAGCGAATGCAGATTGTGGACATGAAGGAAAAGCGCGGAGCGGACGATGAAGGAAGTTCCGCGGATAACGTCGAAGTTATTGAG CTGGACGAAAGCGCGACTCGTGAAATAAACGCATTTTCGAAAGAAATCAACACATTGACG AGCAACTGGGCGACAGACTAA
- the LOC143445564 gene encoding liprin-beta-1-like isoform X2, with translation METNNGEFSDRLDLMNKRAASDMLEDALQHFDNFIDGTANMNGVEQLSDDEDLTDNNPESGLQGVALLMEDLRNAVEATLDAEVEDKNERKAFAEALLKHISRDTLAFYRKLLKIQNTNENESDKIVRLQAENDSLSLQASVLTDQIELQTEKLEEIETQLNEAVRRLEGADARLQEEVAAKTRLETQKLELLNEMSNYKINLAQREQQRKLEKVGLAEAEKRRLDVEARSDQYKQLAENLKKNFHEKEKEIERLKLEIESLKSAPAVKLTTPDEGIVHDHEEKDRRLLQLRMPDPCATSTPLSNDQNFPSVQHSKKVDTPDDATGSHLPTTPTSYFSPNIRAQSLEKLHTVRAAKTDQHLSQDDDGRAKHPSGSSGILSDATTSPLKGTSSWHASNSSKSSSTPNLALTETGLPPQHLAPSKAGPHNVSPHPDHFHQRKKHGFRKFFTSFRLRRSRSTSLEPGAMTAEGIASEKDENFQRGGLRSTAGPRLGWNPRDQVQPVRPNHNDNVPFQRWDADQVCQWLTDIGLVAYVESARSWIQNGDTLLRATNHELEKELGVRHALHKKKLMLHLQSLAGGGSDDEEIAGAASMNDVWVARWLDDIGLPQYKDAFHESCIDGRTLHHLTVSDAQKLKVCNLFHLISIRRGIEMLRRCQFDPTQLKRRPVHKGDTEDVSLWTNHRVMEWLRSADLAEYAPNLRGSGVHGAIMVLEPLFTSETLAALLHIPHSKSLLRRHLAAKLEEVLPAESVHQKKERAKEPGYQPLNVTIKYKVGRRSFGGFGRLRSSSAAVAYREFGSVEYVCPMSSSAMSKTMAGHRTDLEKRMQIVDMKEKRGADDEGSSADNVEVIELDESATREINAFSKEINTLTSNWATD, from the exons atggaAACTAATAATGGTGAATTTAGTGACAGACTGGACTTGATGAACAAGCGAGCTGCCAGTGACATGCTGGAAGATGCCTTGCAACATTTCGACAACTTCATTGACGGAACAG CCAATATGAATGGAGTAGAACAACTGAGTGATGATGAAGATTTAACGGACAATAATCCCGAGAGCGGGCTTCAAGGTGTCGCTCTTCTAATGGAAGATCTCCGAAATGCTGTCGAAGCGACCCTGGACGCTGAAGTTGAAGATAAAAATGAGAGGAAGGCATTTGCCGAAGCTCTCTTGAAACATATTTCTCGTGACACTCTTGCTTTTTATAGGAAACTCTTGAAAATACAG AATACCAACGAAAACGAGTCCGACAAAATAGTTCGCTTACAAGCGGAGAACGACTCGCTGTCACTACAAGCAAGCGTACTCACCGATCAAATTGAACTTCAAACGGAGAAGTTGGAAGAAATTGAAACACAACTGAACGAGGCAGTGCGGAGGCTTGAAGGTGCTGATGCCAGGTTACAGGAG GAAGTGGCTGCTAAAACCAGACTGGAAACACAGAAGTTAGAATTGCTGAATGAAATGtccaattacaaaataaatcttGCACAGCGAGAACAACAACGGAAGCTAGAAAAG GTTGGCTTAGCAGAAGCTGAGAAAAGAAGACTTGATGTTGAAGCCAGATCAGACCAATACAAG CAACTGGCGGAAAATCTCAAAAAGAATTTccatgaaaaagaaaaagaaattgaGAGATTAAAACTAGAAATTGAAAGTCTCAAAAGTGCACCAG CAGTGAAACTGACGACGCCAGATGAAGGGATAGTCCACGACCACGAAGAGAAG GACCGGCGTTTGCTCCAGCTTCGGATGCCAGACCCATGCGCCACCTCAACACCACTCTCCAATGATCAGAACTTCCCAAG TGTACAACATTCCAAGAAAGTCGATACACCGGATGACGCTACTGGGTCACATTTACCAACCACCCCAACCAGTTATTTTTCTCCAAAT ATTCGAGCTCAAAGTCTTGAAAAGCTGCATACCGTGAGGGCAGCAAAGACAGACCAGCATTTAAGCCAAGATG ACGATGGAAGAGCAAAGCACCCAAGTGGAAGCAGTGGCATCTTATCTGATGCCACGACCTCACCACTGAAGGGCACTTCATCGTGGCATGCGTCGAATTCATCAAAATCCAGCAGCACACCAAATCTTG CTTTGACAGAAACAGGTTTGCCTCCTCAACACCTTGCCCCCAGCAAAGCTGGCCCCCACAATGTGTCCCCACACCCTGATCATTTTCACCAAAGGAAGAAACACGGATTCCGAAAATTTTTCACCAG TTTTCGTCTTCGTCGGAGTCGATCGACATCTCTTGAACCTGGAGCTATGACCGCGGAGGGAATCGCATCGGAAAAGGATGAAAACTTCCAGCGTGGGGGGCTGAGGTCAACAGCAGGTCCGAGGCTTGGCTGGAATCCAAGAGATCAAGTCCAACCAGTTCG ACCAAACCACAACGATAACGTCCCTTTCCAACGATGGGACGCTGACCAAGTTTGTCAGTGGCTGACTGACATTGGATTGGTGGCGTACGTTGAATCTGCACGCAGTTGGATCCAAAATGGGGATACATTGCTACGGGCAACCAATCATGAATTGGAAAAG GAGCTTGGAGTGCGCCATGCCCTCCACAAGAAGAAGTTGATGCTTCATCTCCAATCCCTTGCAGGAGGAGGAAGTGATGATGAGGAAATTGCAGGAGCAGCATCGATGAACGATGTTTGGGTTGCGAGGTGGCTTGACGATATAGGATTGCCGCAGTATAAAG ACGCTTTCCACGAGTCATGCATCGACGGACGGACCCTTCATCATTTGACCGTCAGCGATGCACAGAAGTTGAAAGTCTGCAACCTCTTCCATCTGATCAGCATCCGACGAGGAATCGAGATGCTCCGGAGGTGTCAGTTCGACCCGACCCAGCTCAAAAGGCGACCGGTCCATAAAGGG GACACTGAGGACGTTTCCTTGTGGACGAACCATCGTGTGATGGAATGGCTCAGATCAGCCGACCTTGCCGAGTACGCACCCAACCTCAGAGGAAGCGGGGTGCATGGAGCCATTATG GTCCTCGAACCTTTGTTTACGTCAGAAACCTTGGCTGCGTTGCTTCATATACCGCATTCTAAAAGTCTGCTGCGGCGCCACCTCGCGGCCAAGCTGGAAGAGGTTTTACCTGCTGAAAGCGTCCACCAAAAGAAGGAGCGCGCTAAAGAGCCGGGTTATCAGCCGCTTAATGtgacaataaaatataaa GTTGGACGTCGATCTTTCGGTGGGTTCGGGCGATTGCGAAGTTCGTCTGCCGCGGTTGCGTATCGCGAATTCGGCAGCGTTGAGTACGTTTGCCCGATGTCGTCAAGCGCGATGTCTAAAACTATGGCCGGGCACAGAACAGACTTGGAAAAGCGAATGCAGATTGTGGACATGAAGGAAAAGCGCGGAGCGGACGATGAAGGAAGTTCCGCGGATAACGTCGAAGTTATTGAG CTGGACGAAAGCGCGACTCGTGAAATAAACGCATTTTCGAAAGAAATCAACACATTGACG AGCAACTGGGCGACAGACTAA